A section of the Marinoscillum sp. 108 genome encodes:
- the der gene encoding ribosome biogenesis GTPase Der, whose amino-acid sequence MANIVAIVGRPNVGKSTLFNRLIERRQAIMDNESGVTRDRHYGYSEWNGKSFTVIDTGGYVEGSDDIFEGAIRTQVKEALQEANVILFMVDCITGLHGLDQDFANVVREVGKPVIIVANKADNTEKSYAANEFYALGLTDSIYAVSSVSGSGTGDLLDETVSHFAEEVEDEEKDEVPRIAIVGRPNVGKSSFLNALLGKDRTIVTNIAGTTRDAIDSRYNLFGKDFILTDTAGIRKKAKVKEDIEFYSVLRAIQALQDSDVCIVMLDAENGLEAQDMNIIGLAHKYRKGSIIMVNKWDLYEKDTKSADEYKKHIAEKLGPLGYIPVVFTSVINKQRIFKAIELALKVAENKNKRISTSVLNAKMLKEIENYPPPSVRGKHIHIKYITQLPTKTPAFAFFCNHPKDITESYERFLINKLRSHFDFEGVPIKAIIKQK is encoded by the coding sequence ATGGCAAATATTGTAGCAATTGTAGGCCGACCCAATGTTGGCAAATCCACCCTCTTTAACCGACTCATCGAACGCAGACAGGCCATCATGGATAATGAGTCCGGAGTGACCAGAGATCGTCATTATGGGTATTCTGAATGGAATGGTAAGTCATTTACCGTCATAGATACAGGCGGGTATGTGGAAGGTTCGGATGATATCTTTGAAGGAGCCATTCGCACACAGGTGAAGGAAGCCTTACAGGAGGCCAATGTCATTCTGTTCATGGTGGATTGTATCACAGGCCTTCACGGATTGGATCAGGACTTTGCCAATGTAGTACGTGAGGTAGGCAAGCCCGTCATCATTGTGGCCAACAAAGCCGACAATACAGAAAAATCATACGCTGCCAACGAATTTTACGCATTGGGTCTGACCGATTCCATTTATGCCGTTTCGTCGGTGAGTGGATCAGGCACAGGAGACCTTTTGGATGAAACGGTGTCTCACTTCGCAGAAGAAGTGGAAGATGAGGAGAAAGATGAAGTACCCAGAATTGCCATCGTGGGTCGCCCCAATGTGGGCAAATCCTCTTTCCTGAATGCCCTGCTGGGTAAAGACAGAACCATCGTTACCAACATCGCCGGTACCACACGAGATGCCATCGACAGCAGGTATAACCTGTTTGGCAAAGACTTTATCCTGACTGATACTGCCGGGATTCGAAAAAAAGCCAAAGTAAAAGAAGACATAGAGTTCTACTCTGTACTCCGCGCCATACAGGCCCTGCAAGACTCTGACGTATGTATCGTCATGCTGGACGCCGAAAACGGACTGGAAGCACAGGATATGAACATCATCGGACTGGCACACAAATACCGCAAGGGATCCATTATCATGGTAAACAAGTGGGATTTGTATGAAAAGGATACCAAGTCTGCCGATGAGTACAAGAAACACATTGCTGAAAAACTGGGGCCTTTGGGCTATATCCCGGTGGTATTCACCAGTGTCATCAATAAGCAGCGAATCTTCAAAGCCATAGAACTGGCCCTGAAAGTTGCTGAGAATAAAAACAAACGGATCAGCACCTCGGTACTCAATGCCAAAATGCTGAAAGAAATAGAGAATTATCCGCCACCATCTGTCCGTGGCAAACACATTCACATCAAGTACATCACGCAGCTGCCCACCAAGACACCTGCATTCGCATTCTTCTGTAATCACCCTAAAGACATCACTGAGTCTTACGAGCGTTTCCTGATCAACAAGCTCAGGTCACATTTTGATTTCGAAGGGGTGCCGATCAAAGCGATCATCAAGCAGAAGTAA
- a CDS encoding VOC family protein: MQQLVQLALVVADYDEAIAFYTQTLRFELIEDTKMSETKRWVVVAPPGNTGCRLLLAKGVGDEQLSRVGNQTGGRVFLFIHTDDFEGDYENLKAKGVKIVRGPVDEPYGQVLVFEDLYGNLIDLIQPA; this comes from the coding sequence ATGCAGCAACTTGTACAACTCGCCCTGGTGGTGGCAGACTATGACGAGGCAATTGCCTTCTACACCCAAACGCTCCGCTTTGAACTAATAGAAGATACGAAAATGAGCGAAACCAAGCGCTGGGTGGTGGTGGCCCCGCCCGGAAACACTGGCTGCAGGCTCCTGCTGGCCAAGGGTGTAGGTGACGAGCAGCTCAGCCGCGTAGGCAACCAGACCGGTGGCCGGGTGTTTCTCTTTATCCATACCGATGATTTTGAGGGGGACTATGAAAACCTGAAAGCCAAAGGCGTGAAGATCGTACGCGGACCTGTGGACGAGCCCTACGGCCAGGTGCTGGTCTTTGAGGACCTGTATGGCAATTTGATTGATTTGATCCAGCCGGCATAG
- a CDS encoding FRG domain-containing protein produces MKSTTISSFEELLKEFEKEKEGQNIVFRGVANSSYQLLTSLGRCEPVNGKSLEQLEKRLIKLFKESSVPYLEHKPANEMEWLAIAQHFGLPTRLLDWSYNPLVATYFAIESNPSEDAAIYILSGCSTIQDPQAFKPLTIDKVYKYRPPYISARIQNQAGLFTVHPHPDQAFEHDKLRRVIIPKGIKGVIKKTLFKYGINQRLIYPGLEGVSRDLKWLETKIY; encoded by the coding sequence ATGAAGTCCACCACCATCTCCAGCTTTGAGGAGCTCCTCAAGGAATTCGAAAAGGAAAAAGAAGGTCAAAACATTGTCTTCAGAGGTGTCGCCAACAGCTCCTACCAGCTCCTCACCTCTCTGGGCAGATGTGAGCCGGTCAATGGCAAATCACTTGAGCAACTGGAAAAACGACTGATCAAACTCTTCAAAGAATCATCCGTGCCTTACCTGGAACATAAGCCTGCCAATGAGATGGAATGGTTGGCCATTGCTCAACACTTCGGGCTCCCTACCCGCCTGCTGGACTGGAGCTATAACCCACTGGTGGCCACTTACTTTGCCATAGAATCTAACCCCTCGGAAGATGCTGCCATCTATATCCTGTCTGGATGCAGTACCATCCAGGATCCACAGGCATTCAAGCCACTCACCATTGACAAAGTCTACAAATATCGGCCGCCCTACATCTCTGCCAGGATTCAAAATCAGGCCGGGCTCTTCACGGTTCACCCGCATCCCGACCAGGCTTTTGAACACGACAAGCTGCGCAGGGTCATCATCCCCAAAGGAATCAAAGGAGTTATTAAAAAGACGCTGTTTAAATACGGGATCAACCAGCGGCTAATTTATCCGGGACTGGAGGGTGTGTCGCGTGATCTTAAATGGCTGGAGACGAAGATCTACTAA
- a CDS encoding 3'-5' exonuclease, which translates to MQEYLLFVDTETSGIPHSLKSPISELDKWPFILQLAWAVYDRAGQLVKQENHFIYEDDISIRPSAIEIHGITLEELKEKGEDRKAVMRQFTKDLRQYKPLLIGHFMEFDGKMLQVALLRSGMKNIITRYPMFCTMKATTEYARHTDHNYPKLDELYLKLFGKRMEHQHDAAADVAATAECFWVLYHKGELTEKILAAQPIYTQMKSKAKAKMGCGLPVFVLIIASILLWFL; encoded by the coding sequence ATGCAAGAATACCTTCTCTTTGTAGATACTGAGACCTCCGGCATCCCGCACTCACTGAAATCCCCCATTTCGGAGCTGGATAAATGGCCTTTTATCCTCCAGCTGGCCTGGGCGGTGTATGATCGGGCTGGTCAGCTCGTCAAACAGGAAAATCATTTCATCTATGAAGACGACATCTCCATCCGTCCGTCAGCCATTGAGATCCATGGAATCACGCTGGAAGAACTAAAAGAAAAAGGCGAAGACCGCAAAGCGGTGATGCGGCAGTTCACCAAGGACCTGCGCCAGTACAAGCCACTGCTGATTGGCCATTTCATGGAGTTTGATGGCAAGATGCTACAAGTGGCACTCCTCCGCTCGGGGATGAAAAACATCATAACCCGCTACCCGATGTTTTGCACCATGAAAGCCACCACAGAGTATGCTCGCCATACAGACCACAACTACCCGAAACTGGACGAACTTTATCTGAAACTCTTTGGCAAGCGGATGGAGCATCAGCACGATGCGGCTGCAGATGTGGCCGCAACTGCGGAATGTTTTTGGGTGCTCTACCATAAGGGGGAACTCACCGAGAAAATTCTGGCCGCACAGCCAATTTACACCCAAATGAAAAGCAAGGCCAAAGCCAAAATGGGCTGCGGATTGCCGGTTTTCGTTTTGATCATTGCAAGCATCCTTTTATGGTTTCTATGA
- a CDS encoding Imm63 family immunity protein, translating into MTIEEVQNEMRRMAQLIGAKSDQLPTVCRLQGGGRPNINISDDGLLSYEAYERGLQVFCYTFTDLEELMYHTFQHVVPAMASAHAMEMDPSGQDFHKHFLIKKIELMSRIKPEWGQRVEDEYNQAPY; encoded by the coding sequence ATGACCATTGAAGAAGTACAGAATGAGATGAGACGTATGGCGCAGCTCATAGGTGCCAAATCTGATCAGCTCCCAACCGTTTGCCGACTCCAGGGTGGTGGTCGCCCGAACATCAATATCTCCGATGATGGTCTGCTTTCATATGAAGCCTATGAGCGTGGCTTGCAGGTATTCTGCTATACCTTCACCGATCTGGAAGAATTAATGTACCACACCTTCCAGCATGTTGTACCCGCCATGGCATCAGCACATGCCATGGAAATGGACCCCTCGGGTCAGGACTTTCATAAGCACTTTTTAATCAAAAAAATTGAATTGATGAGTAGGATAAAACCTGAATGGGGCCAACGAGTGGAAGACGAATACAACCAGGCACCCTACTGA
- a CDS encoding VOC family protein has translation MAGLKSVHHIAIICSDYQRSKHFYTEVLGLEIIREVYREARKSYKLDLALNGHYVIELFSFPEPPARVSRPEAVGLRHVAFEVEDITEMVEALKAKGVETEPIRIDESTGRRFTFFEDPDRLPIELYEVAN, from the coding sequence ATGGCAGGGCTGAAAAGTGTGCACCACATCGCCATTATTTGCTCAGATTATCAGCGATCTAAGCACTTCTATACAGAGGTGCTGGGGTTGGAGATTATCCGGGAAGTCTATCGGGAAGCGCGTAAGTCCTACAAGCTTGACCTGGCGCTGAATGGCCACTATGTGATCGAGTTATTTTCTTTTCCGGAGCCTCCTGCGCGTGTTTCTCGTCCAGAAGCCGTGGGCCTGCGGCACGTAGCTTTTGAGGTGGAGGATATCACGGAGATGGTGGAGGCGTTGAAGGCCAAGGGAGTGGAGACAGAACCCATTCGGATAGATGAAAGCACTGGTCGCCGGTTTACGTTTTTCGAAGATCCGGATCGGTTGCCGATTGAGCTATATGAAGTGGCCAACTAG
- a CDS encoding DUF294 nucleotidyltransferase-like domain-containing protein, with translation MSDKLSFLKNTHPFDLLPDDALSHLADALEEIEFGQSGIIHEQHKTKVDGLEIIVMGQYETYFYNSEGKKEASSNLGPGDTYGAFSILLNKGKSIKTVFAAKKTKIYRAPTATFRTLCKEHDAFYQSFVTLFGREMLNDAFANFVTRPSYDLDTLTFDRYFIGRMDSVNTRPIVSCERGTPVHEAAKLMEANKLSCLFVRDDDDFIGYVTDILLRNKIIAAQRDANTPVEEIMEGPIYRISREAYIYEAILMMFNHKIRYLIVEDHGQETGVISRSKLLSDQAQSPFVFIQSVRLAMSVDELKAKWAEVPEVVYNLLTRGVKSELANQIITNISDTIAQKVIEGVIAEIGPPPAKFVFMALGSEGRMEQTLKTDQDNAIIYEDKANEFREITRTYFLHFAELVSERLNHIGFVFCTGGLMAKNPKWTHSLSHWKRNYNEWIENPDSQSVMNFSTFFDCRFIYGEESLVKELQAHILQKLEDPGTYFFTQLATNALQYEPPLTFFRGIKTIEKDDQQVFNIKRSMTPIVDLVRVYALKHKILKTNTGERLSALRDQKVFTEEAYHELMQSYYYMMGMRLRYQARQIMNDHTEPHNYVSPGSLTKIEVVTLKAIFKVIENFQQGIKINFTRNLFG, from the coding sequence ATGAGCGACAAGTTATCTTTTCTGAAAAACACCCACCCATTTGACCTACTGCCAGATGATGCGCTTTCGCACCTGGCAGATGCCCTTGAGGAAATCGAATTTGGTCAATCTGGCATTATCCATGAGCAGCACAAAACCAAAGTGGATGGACTGGAAATCATCGTAATGGGCCAGTATGAAACCTATTTTTACAACAGTGAGGGTAAGAAGGAAGCCAGCAGCAACCTGGGGCCGGGTGATACCTATGGGGCTTTTTCCATCCTCCTGAACAAAGGAAAATCCATCAAGACCGTTTTTGCTGCTAAGAAAACCAAAATCTACCGGGCGCCAACCGCCACTTTCAGAACCCTCTGCAAGGAGCATGATGCCTTTTATCAGTCCTTTGTCACCCTTTTCGGTAGGGAAATGCTCAATGATGCTTTTGCCAACTTTGTCACCCGCCCTTCCTATGACCTGGACACACTCACGTTCGATCGTTACTTCATCGGGCGAATGGACAGCGTGAACACCCGCCCCATTGTGAGCTGTGAGCGTGGCACACCGGTACATGAAGCCGCTAAGCTTATGGAAGCCAATAAACTCAGCTGCCTCTTCGTGCGGGATGATGATGACTTTATCGGGTATGTGACGGATATACTCCTTCGGAACAAGATCATTGCGGCGCAGCGAGATGCGAATACCCCAGTGGAGGAGATCATGGAAGGCCCTATTTACCGAATATCACGGGAGGCTTATATCTATGAAGCCATCCTCATGATGTTTAACCATAAAATCCGCTACCTCATCGTGGAGGATCATGGCCAGGAGACAGGGGTGATCAGCCGGAGCAAACTCCTCTCCGACCAGGCGCAATCACCTTTTGTGTTTATCCAGTCGGTGCGGCTGGCCATGTCTGTGGACGAACTCAAAGCCAAGTGGGCAGAAGTGCCCGAGGTGGTCTACAACCTCCTGACACGGGGAGTAAAGTCAGAGCTGGCCAACCAGATCATTACCAACATCTCCGACACCATCGCTCAGAAGGTCATCGAGGGTGTGATTGCTGAAATAGGCCCTCCGCCAGCCAAATTTGTCTTCATGGCACTGGGCAGCGAGGGCCGCATGGAGCAGACTCTCAAGACCGACCAGGACAATGCCATCATCTATGAGGACAAAGCCAACGAGTTCAGGGAGATCACGAGAACCTACTTTCTTCATTTTGCGGAGTTGGTCTCCGAGCGACTCAACCACATCGGCTTTGTGTTTTGTACCGGCGGACTCATGGCCAAAAACCCCAAGTGGACCCACTCCCTCTCCCACTGGAAAAGAAATTACAACGAATGGATTGAAAACCCCGACTCACAGTCGGTGATGAATTTCTCCACCTTTTTTGACTGCCGGTTTATCTACGGTGAAGAGTCGCTGGTGAAGGAGCTACAGGCACACATCCTGCAAAAGCTGGAGGACCCGGGCACCTACTTTTTCACACAGCTGGCCACCAACGCCCTGCAGTACGAACCGCCCCTCACCTTTTTCAGAGGGATCAAAACCATCGAAAAGGACGATCAGCAAGTGTTTAACATCAAGCGGTCTATGACGCCCATCGTGGACCTGGTGCGGGTATACGCCCTGAAACACAAAATCCTCAAAACCAATACCGGCGAACGGCTCTCTGCTCTGCGGGATCAGAAGGTATTTACCGAGGAAGCCTACCATGAGCTGATGCAGTCGTACTACTACATGATGGGCATGCGCCTGAGGTATCAGGCCCGGCAGATCATGAACGACCACACCGAGCCCCACAACTACGTAAGTCCCGGCAGTCTCACCAAGATAGAGGTGGTGACCTTAAAGGCTATTTTCAAGGTGATAGAAAACTTCCAGCAAGGCATCAAAATCAACTTTACCAGAAACTTATTCGGATAA
- the bioD gene encoding dethiobiotin synthase yields the protein MNYFVTAIGTDSGKTLVSAILTEMLHADYWKPIQSGAPRDTETVRALVTNEQSKFYKETFLLKTPASPHAAARIDGIEITIDQIVPPISNRDLIIEGAGGVMVPLNDEEVILDMVPKLNAEIVLVSNLYLGSINHTLLTAEVIKSRGYDVKGIIFNGPGNEESERIILLKTGYRQLLKVEQEPVINKEIVKKYAEKLSACWD from the coding sequence ATGAACTACTTTGTGACGGCCATAGGGACGGATAGTGGAAAGACACTGGTGAGTGCCATACTGACGGAGATGCTACATGCTGACTACTGGAAGCCGATCCAATCGGGAGCGCCCAGAGACACGGAAACGGTCAGAGCGCTGGTCACCAATGAGCAAAGTAAATTTTACAAGGAGACCTTCCTCTTAAAAACCCCGGCCTCACCACATGCCGCTGCCCGCATCGATGGGATAGAGATCACCATTGACCAGATAGTACCTCCCATTTCCAATCGTGATTTGATCATTGAAGGTGCAGGTGGGGTGATGGTACCTCTAAATGATGAGGAGGTGATCCTGGATATGGTGCCTAAACTGAATGCAGAAATCGTGTTGGTGTCCAACCTGTACCTGGGGAGCATCAACCATACCCTGCTAACGGCTGAAGTCATCAAAAGCCGCGGTTATGACGTGAAGGGAATTATTTTTAATGGCCCGGGCAATGAGGAGAGCGAAAGAATCATTCTGCTCAAGACAGGGTATAGGCAGTTATTGAAAGTGGAGCAGGAACCCGTAATTAATAAAGAGATTGTAAAGAAATACGCCGAAAAGCTAAGCGCATGTTGGGATTGA
- a CDS encoding SDR family oxidoreductase: MRKTLLITGASRGIGAATALLAGKRGYNICVNYLSNSEAASQIVNQIKTDGGHAVAYQADVSKEAEVLSLFQKIDRDFGPINALVNNAGILETQSRVDQMDLERLMRIFNKNVVSAFLCTREAIKRMSTRYGGSGGAIVNVSSIAARTGSPNEYVDYAMSKGAIDTFTIGLAKELAAEGIRVNGVRPGFIYTDIHADGGEPNRVDRIKETLPMQRGGQPEEVANAILWLLSEESSFSTGSFIEVTGGR, translated from the coding sequence ATGAGAAAGACCCTATTAATCACAGGAGCCAGTCGCGGAATCGGTGCGGCTACTGCCCTGCTTGCTGGAAAAAGAGGCTACAATATTTGTGTAAACTATCTGAGTAATAGCGAAGCTGCATCTCAAATAGTGAATCAAATAAAGACAGATGGAGGACATGCTGTCGCCTATCAGGCCGATGTTTCCAAAGAAGCTGAGGTGCTCAGTCTGTTTCAAAAAATCGACCGGGACTTTGGTCCGATCAATGCGCTGGTGAATAATGCAGGCATTTTAGAAACTCAATCAAGAGTGGATCAAATGGATTTAGAGCGACTGATGCGGATATTCAATAAGAATGTCGTCAGCGCCTTCTTGTGTACCAGGGAGGCCATCAAGCGCATGTCAACACGCTATGGTGGCAGTGGTGGGGCTATTGTGAACGTATCATCAATCGCCGCCCGCACCGGTTCACCTAATGAGTACGTAGATTATGCCATGTCTAAAGGTGCCATAGATACCTTTACCATAGGACTGGCCAAAGAACTGGCAGCCGAAGGAATCAGGGTGAATGGCGTGAGACCCGGGTTTATCTATACAGACATTCATGCTGATGGTGGTGAGCCCAATAGAGTAGACCGAATCAAAGAAACCCTCCCCATGCAGCGAGGTGGCCAACCCGAAGAAGTGGCCAACGCCATACTTTGGTTACTGTCTGAAGAATCCTCCTTTTCAACCGGATCATTTATTGAGGTAACGGGAGGCAGGTAG
- a CDS encoding 1,4-dihydroxy-2-naphthoyl-CoA synthase, which translates to MSKPNWKVVREFEDITYKKSGGVARIAFNRPEVRNAFRPKTVGELYQAFLDAREDTSIGVVLLSGEGPSKKDGGWAFCSGGDQNARGHQGYVDDDGMPRLNILEVQRLIRFMPKVVIAVVPGWAVGGGHSLHTVCDLTLASKEHAIFKQTDADVTSFDGGYGSAYLAKMVGQKRAREIFFLGRNYSAQEAFDMGMVNDVIPHEELEDTAYQWGLEILQKSPTSIKMLKFAFNLTDDGMVGQQVFAGEATRLAYMTDEAKEGRNAFLEKRKPDFKDIKWIP; encoded by the coding sequence ATGAGCAAACCCAACTGGAAAGTAGTCAGAGAATTTGAAGACATCACTTACAAAAAGTCAGGTGGTGTAGCGCGTATAGCCTTCAATCGGCCGGAGGTACGCAATGCCTTCCGACCTAAAACCGTAGGCGAGCTTTATCAGGCCTTTTTGGATGCCCGAGAAGACACCTCCATTGGTGTGGTGCTACTCTCAGGGGAGGGCCCCTCTAAGAAAGATGGAGGATGGGCGTTTTGCTCAGGTGGAGATCAAAATGCGCGTGGCCACCAGGGCTATGTGGATGATGATGGGATGCCCCGCCTCAATATCCTGGAAGTACAGCGCCTCATCCGGTTTATGCCTAAGGTGGTCATAGCAGTGGTACCTGGATGGGCTGTGGGTGGAGGACACTCGCTCCATACCGTATGCGATCTCACGCTGGCCAGCAAGGAACATGCTATTTTCAAGCAAACAGATGCAGATGTCACCAGTTTCGACGGGGGCTACGGGTCAGCCTATCTGGCCAAGATGGTTGGGCAAAAACGGGCAAGAGAAATCTTCTTCCTTGGAAGAAACTACTCTGCACAGGAAGCTTTCGACATGGGCATGGTGAATGATGTGATCCCTCACGAAGAGTTGGAAGATACGGCCTATCAGTGGGGACTTGAAATCCTTCAGAAATCTCCTACTTCTATCAAAATGCTCAAATTTGCCTTCAATCTGACCGACGATGGCATGGTGGGGCAACAGGTTTTTGCCGGAGAGGCCACCCGTTTGGCCTATATGACTGATGAGGCCAAAGAGGGTCGTAATGCCTTTTTGGAAAAGCGAAAGCCAGATTTCAAAGACATCAAGTGGATTCCATGA
- the bioA gene encoding adenosylmethionine--8-amino-7-oxononanoate transaminase — MLGLNNFEKADHKNIWHPFSPLAGNKPIGIKKAKGVYLYTQDGRKIMDAVSSWWVNIHGHSHKRINKALSRQAARLEHVIFAGFTHKPAVDLSKTLKRLLPKSIDKIFFSDNGSTSVEVAIKLAVQYWYNQGKPRKKIIALEGAYHGDTFGSMSVAERNLFSAPFNELLFEVDFVPFPKGDGAEAIARMKELVTEETAAFIFEPLVQGAAGMQMYAAEVLDKLIDIARSREVVCIADEVMTGFGRTGKMFASDHLRNDPDLFCLSKGITGGYLPMGITAVNERIVKAFDVEDRTKAFFHGHSYTANPLACAVANASMKLLLGKKCQQDIQRISEQHQAYLDQFRFHNKVKEIRHCGTILAIELHADDAGYTSNLKEKIYDFFMARDLLLRPLGNVIYILPPYIITDQELQRLYKAIDVFLLEL; from the coding sequence ATGTTGGGATTGAATAATTTTGAAAAGGCAGACCATAAGAATATTTGGCATCCGTTTTCTCCACTGGCAGGAAATAAGCCGATAGGGATCAAAAAGGCTAAGGGCGTATATCTGTACACCCAGGATGGTCGTAAGATCATGGATGCGGTATCCTCGTGGTGGGTGAACATCCACGGTCATAGCCATAAGCGAATCAATAAAGCCCTGAGCAGGCAGGCTGCCCGGTTGGAGCATGTGATTTTCGCTGGATTCACACACAAGCCTGCGGTGGATCTTTCCAAAACACTCAAACGGTTACTCCCCAAATCCATTGACAAGATCTTTTTTTCTGATAATGGGAGCACCTCCGTGGAGGTGGCCATCAAGCTCGCGGTGCAGTATTGGTACAATCAGGGAAAGCCACGCAAGAAAATCATCGCATTGGAGGGTGCCTATCACGGAGACACATTTGGCAGCATGTCGGTAGCGGAGCGAAACTTGTTTTCTGCTCCTTTCAATGAATTATTGTTCGAGGTTGATTTCGTTCCTTTTCCAAAGGGCGATGGGGCAGAGGCCATAGCCAGAATGAAGGAACTGGTCACGGAGGAGACGGCCGCTTTCATATTCGAACCTTTGGTGCAGGGGGCTGCAGGCATGCAAATGTATGCAGCCGAGGTACTGGATAAACTCATCGATATTGCACGAAGCAGGGAGGTGGTGTGCATAGCGGACGAAGTGATGACCGGCTTTGGTCGCACAGGTAAAATGTTTGCCTCCGACCATCTCAGAAATGATCCTGATCTGTTTTGTCTCTCCAAAGGGATCACCGGGGGCTATTTACCCATGGGAATCACGGCAGTCAATGAGCGAATCGTGAAAGCCTTTGATGTGGAAGATCGTACCAAAGCCTTTTTTCATGGTCATTCGTATACCGCCAATCCACTGGCCTGTGCAGTCGCCAATGCAAGTATGAAGCTGCTGCTCGGGAAAAAATGTCAGCAGGATATACAGCGCATCTCTGAGCAACATCAGGCCTACCTGGATCAATTTCGATTTCATAACAAAGTCAAAGAGATTCGTCATTGTGGTACCATTCTGGCGATTGAGCTCCATGCTGATGATGCTGGCTACACGAGTAACCTGAAGGAGAAAATTTATGATTTCTTTATGGCCAGGGACTTGCTGCTGAGGCCTTTGGGAAATGTAATCTATATCCTGCCACCCTATATTATTACCGATCAGGAGCTACAAAGGCTGTACAAGGCGATTGATGTTTTTCTGCTAGAGCTGTGA
- a CDS encoding DEAD/DEAH box helicase produces MNTFEILNLSKPLRQAIDDLGFERPTPIQEQAYPVILSGKDIIGIAQTGTGKTLAYMLPILKDLKFSEQVNPRVLVLVPTRELVLQVVDQIEQMAAYMSVRVLGVYGGTNINTQKITALQGADIVVATPGRLYDLVLSRALQLKEVKKLVIDEVDVMLDLGFRFQLTNIMELLPERRQNIMFSATMTEDVEVLINDFFSAPVKISIAVSGTPLDNISQEYYPVKNFYTKVNLLLHLLRDRETFHKVLVFVSNKKSADRLFLAMEGIYGSETCIIHSNKSQNYRIRSIRQFDEGKNRILVATDVMARGLDMAKVSHVINFDTPAYPENYIHRIGRTGRAEEEGKTILFCTEKETPFREAIEYLMAYEIPRLEFPEEVEVSTELAPEERPKNKEINAHHKVPDPDAPGPAFHEKKAKNRKTNLGGSYRREVGKKYKKPRTRGDKNQKGKGKR; encoded by the coding sequence ATGAATACATTTGAAATTTTGAACCTCTCAAAGCCTTTGCGTCAAGCCATTGACGATCTGGGGTTCGAGAGGCCTACCCCCATACAGGAGCAGGCATACCCGGTGATTCTTTCCGGCAAGGACATCATCGGGATCGCTCAGACAGGTACAGGTAAAACCCTGGCCTATATGCTGCCGATCCTCAAGGACCTTAAATTTTCTGAGCAGGTAAACCCACGAGTGCTGGTGCTGGTACCTACCAGAGAACTGGTGCTACAGGTGGTGGATCAAATAGAGCAGATGGCTGCCTATATGAGTGTGCGGGTGCTGGGCGTCTACGGGGGCACCAACATCAACACCCAGAAGATCACCGCGCTACAGGGAGCGGATATTGTGGTGGCTACTCCCGGTCGTCTGTATGACCTGGTGCTGAGCCGTGCGCTCCAGCTGAAGGAAGTGAAAAAACTGGTGATTGATGAAGTGGATGTGATGCTCGATCTGGGCTTTCGCTTTCAGCTTACCAACATCATGGAGCTGCTGCCCGAGCGCAGACAGAATATTATGTTTTCTGCCACCATGACCGAGGATGTGGAAGTGCTGATCAATGATTTCTTCAGCGCGCCGGTCAAAATCTCCATAGCGGTGAGTGGTACACCACTGGACAATATTTCGCAGGAGTACTACCCGGTGAAGAACTTTTATACCAAAGTAAACCTGCTGCTGCATTTGCTCAGGGACAGGGAGACTTTTCATAAGGTACTCGTATTTGTTTCCAATAAGAAAAGTGCCGACCGCCTTTTCCTGGCTATGGAAGGCATCTATGGTTCGGAGACCTGCATCATCCACTCCAATAAGAGCCAGAACTACCGGATTCGCTCCATCAGACAGTTTGATGAAGGTAAGAACCGAATACTGGTGGCCACAGATGTGATGGCCCGGGGACTGGATATGGCGAAGGTTTCTCACGTGATCAACTTTGACACACCCGCTTATCCGGAAAATTATATCCACAGAATCGGCCGTACAGGTAGAGCTGAGGAAGAGGGCAAAACGATCCTGTTTTGTACAGAAAAAGAAACACCTTTCAGAGAGGCCATCGAATACCTGATGGCCTATGAGATTCCAAGGCTTGAGTTTCCTGAGGAAGTAGAGGTGTCCACAGAGCTGGCACCTGAAGAGCGACCGAAGAACAAAGAAATCAATGCCCACCACAAGGTGCCTGATCCGGATGCACCAGGCCCTGCATTTCATGAGAAAAAGGCCAAGAACCGAAAAACGAACCTGGGAGGCTCTTACCGCAGGGAAGTGGGTAAGAAATATAAGAAACCAAGAACCCGGGGGGACAAAAACCAAAAAGGTAAGGGGAAAAGATAG